One Paenisporosarcina sp. FSL H8-0542 genomic region harbors:
- a CDS encoding threonine/serine exporter family protein, translated as MIWIVKAVLSFIIAMSFAIIFNAPRKKLVAAGLVGMCGWVIYSGFTMVSGDAIQASFAGAFIVALASHILSKRFRMPMIIFSVPGIILLVPGGLAYNAMRNIVENDYLTAISYASKAFMTSGAIAMGLVFAEVLMQLIFRYLSRKKAASQNV; from the coding sequence ATGATTTGGATTGTAAAAGCGGTGTTAAGTTTTATTATCGCAATGTCATTTGCCATTATATTTAATGCCCCTAGAAAAAAACTAGTTGCAGCCGGCTTAGTAGGGATGTGCGGTTGGGTAATTTACAGTGGTTTTACAATGGTTTCAGGTGATGCAATTCAAGCATCCTTTGCAGGAGCTTTTATCGTAGCGCTGGCATCACATATTTTATCTAAACGTTTCCGTATGCCGATGATCATTTTCAGTGTACCGGGCATCATTTTACTCGTTCCCGGAGGACTTGCATACAATGCGATGCGCAACATTGTGGAAAATGACTATTTAACCGCCATCTCTTACGCTTCCAAAGCATTTATGACATCAGGTGCGATCGCAATGGGTTTGGTGTTTGCTGAAGTTTTGATGCAGTTGATATTTAGGTATTTAAGTAGAAAAAAGGCGGCTTCTCAGAATGTTTGA
- a CDS encoding threonine/serine exporter family protein, giving the protein MLNEKNDLAIDCCLLAGRLMIESGAETYRVEDTMTRMAISQGLIGTQSFVTPTGIMFSLGKDGSTRLMTIRDRVTDLEKIALVNQVSRKLATTELTIEEAYEELQRVASANLMFPFLLQFIAAAVASGCFLILFDGVVKDVPAATIAGGMGFVVVTLIHELTRVKFFAEFIAASIVGTLAFLAVLLQVGEDLNTIIISGVMPLVPGLLITNAVRDLMAGHFVSGVSKGAEALLTAFAIGAGVALVLSF; this is encoded by the coding sequence GTGCTAAATGAGAAGAATGATTTGGCAATAGATTGTTGCCTGCTTGCGGGTCGACTAATGATTGAGAGTGGTGCGGAAACGTATCGGGTTGAAGATACAATGACCCGTATGGCGATTTCACAAGGTCTGATAGGGACCCAAAGCTTCGTCACACCAACAGGAATCATGTTTTCGCTTGGAAAAGATGGCTCGACACGGTTGATGACCATTCGGGACAGGGTGACAGATTTAGAGAAAATAGCACTTGTGAATCAAGTATCAAGAAAACTGGCCACCACTGAACTGACTATCGAAGAAGCATATGAAGAACTACAACGAGTTGCCAGTGCCAACTTAATGTTCCCTTTTCTATTACAGTTTATAGCAGCTGCAGTTGCTAGCGGGTGTTTTCTTATCCTGTTCGATGGTGTCGTGAAAGATGTTCCGGCAGCGACCATTGCAGGTGGAATGGGGTTCGTTGTGGTCACATTAATACATGAATTGACCCGTGTTAAGTTTTTCGCGGAATTCATTGCTGCCTCAATCGTTGGAACCCTGGCTTTTTTAGCGGTTCTGCTGCAAGTTGGGGAAGACTTGAACACTATCATTATCAGTGGTGTCATGCCATTGGTACCAGGATTGCTCATTACAAATGCAGTACGCGATCTTATGGCCGGGCATTTTGTTTCCGGGGTATCAAAAGGTGCAGAAGCATTGTTGACAGCATTCGCAATCGGTGCAGGCGTTGCACTCGTACTATCATTTTAG
- the ade gene encoding adenine deaminase, whose amino-acid sequence MQGSIDTLKKIIAVSQQKQPADFILRNARVADVFSLVWANADIVVSDGFIVAIDSTRSFEAIEEMDAGGRYVVPGLIDGHIHIESSMLTPSAFGDVLLPHGVTTVVTDPHEIANVAGVEGIQFMLKDAEKSPMDIFVMLPSSVPSTSFEHAGARLEAEDLQPLLSHPSVLGLAEVMDYPAVLSGDEGMLSKLLMTKEAGLRIDGHGAGLQREQIRGYRAAGIQTDHECVTADEARDRITQGMYVLIREGSAAKNLHDLLPAVTPHNARRFLFCTDDKHLDELVDEGSIDHAIRLSIKAGMEPLQAIQLATLNAAECYGLSQKGALAAGFEADFLLLDHLELFKVAAVFKKGVKVAEHGRMINATETQTDCTVRIRHSVHLPTLTVENLAIPLPQGAKANIMEIIPDQIVTNKVVEKVEIINGAFVQNMERDQLKLAVIERHHQLHTIGLGIVKGFGLKKGAVATTIAHDSHNAIVLGTNDEDMIAAVQALQDMQGGLVVVHDGQIMASLALPIAGLMTKVPLEEAVQSLANLHEAIHTIHPKLDFHLFLTLSFLSLPVIPSLKLTDTGLFDVTTFQHIGIDANTNEKADH is encoded by the coding sequence ATGCAAGGTTCAATCGATACACTCAAAAAAATCATCGCGGTATCCCAACAAAAACAGCCTGCTGATTTCATTTTGCGCAATGCGCGTGTAGCGGATGTATTTTCACTTGTTTGGGCGAACGCAGATATCGTTGTCTCGGATGGCTTTATTGTCGCAATTGATTCTACTCGCTCATTTGAAGCAATTGAAGAAATGGATGCAGGGGGACGCTATGTCGTACCCGGCTTGATTGACGGACATATCCATATTGAATCGTCGATGCTCACCCCATCTGCTTTTGGTGATGTTTTATTGCCCCACGGCGTAACGACTGTTGTGACCGATCCACATGAAATTGCAAATGTTGCAGGAGTTGAGGGCATCCAATTCATGCTGAAAGATGCAGAAAAAAGCCCAATGGATATTTTTGTCATGCTCCCTTCGAGTGTACCCTCCACATCCTTTGAACATGCAGGTGCAAGACTGGAAGCAGAAGATTTACAACCGCTTCTCTCCCACCCTTCCGTACTCGGACTTGCAGAAGTAATGGATTATCCAGCGGTTTTGAGCGGAGACGAAGGAATGCTTTCAAAGCTCCTGATGACCAAGGAAGCGGGTCTTCGAATTGATGGGCACGGAGCGGGATTGCAACGCGAACAGATTCGAGGATATCGCGCAGCCGGCATTCAGACAGACCATGAATGTGTGACAGCGGATGAAGCACGTGACCGCATTACCCAAGGCATGTATGTGTTAATACGTGAAGGCTCTGCTGCGAAGAATCTACATGATTTGCTTCCTGCGGTAACACCTCACAATGCAAGAAGATTTTTATTTTGTACAGACGACAAACACCTGGATGAACTGGTGGACGAAGGCAGCATCGATCATGCTATACGTCTCTCCATTAAAGCTGGAATGGAACCTCTTCAAGCGATTCAATTGGCCACGCTGAATGCTGCGGAATGTTATGGTTTGTCTCAAAAAGGAGCATTGGCAGCGGGCTTCGAAGCAGATTTTCTATTGCTCGATCATCTTGAACTTTTCAAAGTAGCTGCTGTATTCAAGAAAGGAGTCAAGGTGGCGGAGCATGGCCGCATGATAAACGCTACTGAAACTCAAACGGATTGTACCGTTCGAATTCGCCATTCCGTTCATTTGCCTACTTTGACGGTCGAAAATTTGGCTATCCCGCTCCCGCAAGGTGCCAAAGCGAATATTATGGAAATCATACCAGACCAGATTGTTACCAATAAAGTGGTTGAAAAAGTTGAAATTATAAATGGCGCATTCGTGCAAAACATGGAACGGGATCAATTGAAACTGGCTGTAATTGAACGGCATCATCAATTACACACCATTGGATTGGGCATTGTGAAGGGCTTCGGCCTAAAAAAAGGAGCAGTCGCGACCACCATTGCTCACGATTCCCACAATGCGATTGTTCTGGGTACGAATGATGAAGACATGATTGCGGCTGTACAGGCGTTGCAGGATATGCAGGGTGGATTGGTCGTTGTCCATGATGGTCAAATCATGGCTTCGCTTGCATTGCCTATAGCCGGATTGATGACGAAAGTTCCTCTCGAGGAAGCAGTACAATCACTGGCAAACTTGCATGAAGCAATCCATACCATTCATCCGAAGCTCGATTTTCATTTATTTTTGACCTTATCATTTCTAAGTTTGCCAGTCATTCCATCACTTAAATTAACTGATACGGGATTATTCGATGTCACCACATTCCAGCATATCGGAATTGACGCGAATACGAACGAAAAAGCAGACCACTAA
- a CDS encoding beta-propeller domain-containing protein, translated as MKKRSVWLMVAAVIAGIVLSFAFYIDKVTVSASSIALSEQGWKANFSEPLKASAISDGTIYLVDQQGKKTNAKLQLTQNGHSVKVTGIKPGSYILHIKKEAIQGGFFKSMSTSKLSFTVHKDLQTVKSEKQLKDYFAKLKKQMSQMYTDSRADSAESENSMDSSNKSALSSSGGEADHSETNNQVEGVDESDMVKTDGKFTYSILNGRVIVTDIQNPANMKKMAELSFDAEFYPTQLFLHENTLIVLGDRHVPYDYEETSGKVSSKMMMPVNSSTNVRFYDVKNAKNPKLIREIGAEGYLNGARKTGDMLYFVTNVMPNFWAMEGAKDVELRPYTFDSKKKDKVSSMPLSDLSILPGTLEGTYSVITAMNIENPEQSQVVTKGYLGGSNAMYMSKEALYLTAPIYVPSKNDDNNNAIDRIWNPQETNTEIFKFNLDGTKVEFVSSGEVTGMLLNQFSMDEHEGYFRVVTTKGFAWNTDELSENNLYILDAGMKKVGSIEGLAKGERIYSARFMGDKAYMVTFKETDPLFVMDVSNPSAPKVLGELKIPGFSNYLHPLDENHLIGFGYDTKTIPGENGSQPRTITGGMKISLFDVTDFANPKEKDVEILGGQGTYSPLQYDHKALFQHRGKGLYGFPVTLYQGTNKDGYDQYAGEGAMMYEITAEEGIKQVANMIKSSKQQNEDWEQLVQRMVYAGDTLYTISMKETKSYDLNTFKEIGVVTY; from the coding sequence TTGAAAAAAAGAAGTGTTTGGCTCATGGTCGCTGCAGTGATTGCAGGAATAGTCCTATCGTTTGCGTTTTATATTGATAAAGTGACAGTCAGTGCTTCATCGATTGCGTTGTCTGAGCAAGGATGGAAAGCGAATTTTTCGGAGCCGTTAAAAGCTTCAGCCATATCGGATGGAACGATATATTTGGTTGATCAGCAAGGAAAGAAAACGAATGCGAAATTGCAGCTTACACAAAACGGTCATTCAGTTAAAGTGACCGGAATCAAACCGGGTTCGTATATATTGCACATCAAGAAGGAAGCTATTCAAGGCGGATTCTTCAAATCCATGTCGACCAGTAAATTATCGTTTACTGTTCACAAAGATTTGCAAACTGTAAAATCGGAAAAGCAATTGAAAGATTACTTCGCTAAGTTAAAGAAACAAATGAGTCAGATGTACACTGATTCAAGGGCAGATTCAGCTGAAAGCGAAAACTCGATGGATTCAAGCAATAAATCTGCTCTATCAAGCAGTGGAGGAGAAGCTGACCACTCGGAAACGAACAATCAAGTGGAAGGCGTAGATGAATCGGATATGGTGAAGACAGACGGGAAATTTACTTACTCTATATTAAATGGACGTGTAATTGTAACGGATATTCAAAATCCTGCAAACATGAAGAAAATGGCTGAACTGTCATTCGACGCAGAATTCTATCCAACACAGTTATTCTTACATGAAAATACATTGATTGTGCTTGGAGATCGGCATGTACCATATGATTATGAGGAAACCTCAGGAAAAGTCTCCAGTAAAATGATGATGCCTGTTAACAGTTCCACAAATGTACGTTTCTATGATGTGAAAAATGCGAAGAATCCGAAACTGATACGGGAAATCGGTGCGGAAGGATACTTGAACGGGGCTAGAAAGACAGGAGACATGTTGTATTTCGTGACCAATGTGATGCCAAACTTCTGGGCAATGGAAGGGGCAAAAGATGTAGAGTTGCGTCCTTACACATTTGACAGTAAGAAAAAGGATAAAGTATCATCCATGCCGCTTTCTGATTTATCCATCTTGCCGGGAACACTGGAGGGGACGTATAGCGTCATTACGGCTATGAATATTGAGAATCCAGAGCAATCCCAAGTTGTAACGAAAGGGTATCTGGGCGGAAGCAATGCCATGTATATGTCTAAAGAGGCGTTGTATTTAACTGCCCCTATCTATGTACCTTCAAAGAATGATGATAACAATAATGCCATTGATCGAATTTGGAATCCCCAGGAAACCAATACGGAAATATTCAAGTTCAATTTAGATGGAACTAAAGTTGAATTTGTATCATCTGGAGAAGTGACGGGCATGCTCCTAAATCAGTTTTCGATGGATGAGCATGAAGGTTATTTCCGTGTCGTAACTACGAAAGGCTTTGCGTGGAATACGGATGAGCTTTCTGAGAACAATCTATATATTCTAGATGCCGGTATGAAAAAAGTGGGTTCCATCGAAGGACTTGCGAAAGGGGAACGCATTTACTCAGCTCGTTTTATGGGAGACAAAGCGTATATGGTGACGTTTAAAGAAACTGATCCGCTGTTTGTGATGGATGTCTCAAATCCATCAGCGCCAAAAGTACTAGGGGAGTTGAAAATTCCAGGTTTCAGTAATTACTTGCACCCATTGGACGAAAACCATCTAATCGGTTTCGGTTACGATACAAAAACGATTCCAGGCGAAAATGGCAGCCAACCTCGAACCATTACTGGGGGCATGAAAATCTCATTATTTGACGTAACAGATTTTGCTAATCCGAAAGAAAAAGACGTAGAAATTTTGGGTGGTCAAGGCACTTACAGCCCATTGCAATACGATCACAAGGCATTATTCCAGCACCGAGGCAAAGGTTTATACGGTTTTCCTGTGACGTTGTATCAGGGTACTAATAAGGATGGATACGATCAGTATGCAGGCGAAGGTGCAATGATGTATGAAATAACGGCTGAAGAAGGAATCAAGCAAGTGGCCAACATGATTAAATCATCCAAGCAACAAAACGAAGATTGGGAGCAGCTCGTTCAACGGATGGTTTATGCTGGAGATACACTTTATACTATTTCAATGAAAGAAACGAAGAGTTATGATTTAAATACGTTTAAAGAGATTGGTGTAGTCACATATTAA
- the abc-f gene encoding ABC-F type ribosomal protection protein: MICTIQEISKMLGGNIIFEDLSLAIKTGDKLAVVGRNGTGKTTLFKLLAGVESPDSGSIHFKKGNRTGYLAQIPSYSEEVTGLDVLTMAFEELLKMQTQMTDLEMKMASATSEEMERLLRQYGNIQEQFTLRDGYSYESEIDKVIQGLQLENFVDRSFPSLSGGEQTKIMLGQLLLTKPDLLLLDEPTNHLDLFAVEWLEQYLVDYEGTVVIISHDRYFLDQVVTKVADLEEGELILYHGNYSSFAIQKEERIMREFQEYEEQQKKIKKMREAIKRLKLWANEAVPPNAALHRRARNMERALERMEKVRKPLIDPKKMTLSFEAAPRSGKEVVVMEQVYKSFGDNVLLAGADFNVRWKERVAIVGRNGTGKSTILKLLRGELEVDAGTARLGSNVRVGFLSQHFEIANPKARLIDVFRAEVNVFEGEARHILAKFMFYGPDVFKRVGDLSGGERMRLRLAQLMHQDINLLMLDEPTNHLDIDSREVLEEALEDFQGTIVAVSHDRYFLNKLFPRTAWLDRGTFITFEGAYEWARSKWAERQTSLEKEEPVKKEERVKTIREREEQPRSFEKEIADVEEELATLTAQIEAEADWQEYENLLVIKKSLEERLEELMADWFKYEA; the protein is encoded by the coding sequence ATGATATGTACAATACAGGAAATCAGTAAAATGCTAGGTGGAAACATCATTTTTGAGGACTTATCACTGGCAATCAAAACAGGTGATAAATTAGCCGTTGTAGGACGTAATGGTACAGGGAAAACTACACTATTTAAATTGTTAGCTGGTGTAGAAAGTCCTGATTCGGGAAGCATTCATTTCAAAAAAGGAAATCGGACTGGCTACTTGGCCCAGATTCCTTCCTACTCAGAGGAAGTGACGGGGCTCGATGTTCTGACAATGGCCTTTGAAGAACTGCTCAAGATGCAAACGCAAATGACGGACCTTGAAATGAAAATGGCCAGCGCAACGTCTGAAGAAATGGAACGATTGCTTCGTCAATATGGAAATATCCAGGAACAATTCACGCTGCGTGACGGATATTCATATGAATCGGAAATTGATAAGGTCATACAGGGGCTGCAATTGGAAAACTTTGTTGATCGGTCATTCCCATCGTTGAGTGGTGGAGAACAAACAAAAATCATGCTCGGTCAATTGCTTCTGACGAAACCAGATTTATTGTTACTCGATGAACCGACGAACCATTTGGATTTGTTTGCCGTGGAATGGCTTGAACAGTATTTGGTTGATTATGAAGGTACGGTCGTCATCATTTCGCATGACCGTTACTTCCTGGATCAGGTCGTCACAAAAGTTGCGGATCTCGAAGAAGGCGAATTGATTTTATATCATGGCAATTATTCATCGTTTGCCATCCAAAAAGAAGAACGCATCATGCGGGAGTTCCAGGAATACGAGGAACAGCAGAAAAAAATCAAGAAAATGCGCGAAGCCATCAAGCGCCTGAAACTTTGGGCAAATGAAGCAGTTCCGCCGAATGCTGCTTTGCACCGTCGTGCACGCAATATGGAAAGGGCTTTGGAACGCATGGAGAAAGTACGGAAGCCGCTGATTGATCCGAAAAAAATGACTCTATCATTTGAAGCAGCTCCACGAAGTGGCAAGGAAGTGGTGGTCATGGAACAAGTGTACAAATCTTTCGGCGACAATGTGTTGCTTGCAGGAGCTGACTTTAATGTTAGGTGGAAAGAACGTGTTGCAATCGTCGGTCGAAACGGAACTGGCAAGTCCACTATTCTGAAATTACTGCGTGGAGAACTCGAAGTCGATGCAGGCACCGCACGTCTTGGCAGTAATGTGCGAGTAGGATTCCTGTCTCAACATTTCGAGATTGCCAACCCGAAAGCGCGCCTCATTGATGTCTTCCGAGCGGAAGTCAATGTATTTGAAGGGGAGGCGCGCCACATTCTCGCGAAGTTTATGTTCTATGGACCCGACGTTTTCAAACGGGTTGGAGATTTAAGCGGAGGAGAACGGATGCGATTGCGTCTTGCGCAACTCATGCACCAGGACATCAATTTATTGATGCTTGATGAACCAACAAACCATTTGGATATCGATTCGCGAGAAGTGCTCGAAGAAGCACTCGAAGATTTCCAAGGGACCATAGTGGCTGTCTCCCACGATCGCTACTTCCTGAATAAACTATTCCCTCGCACCGCTTGGTTGGATCGGGGAACATTCATTACCTTCGAAGGAGCCTATGAATGGGCACGTTCGAAATGGGCAGAACGTCAGACCTCGCTTGAAAAAGAAGAACCGGTCAAAAAGGAAGAACGAGTCAAAACTATCCGTGAACGGGAGGAACAACCTCGTTCTTTTGAAAAGGAAATTGCCGATGTTGAAGAAGAACTAGCGACTCTCACTGCTCAAATTGAAGCTGAAGCGGATTGGCAAGAATACGAAAATTTATTAGTGATAAAGAAATCACTAGAAGAACGTTTGGAAGAACTAATGGCGGATTGGTTTAAATACGAGGCGTGA
- a CDS encoding RAxF-45 family protein produces the protein MKNAVNARGFILEFLSTSCAITHEISNNGTGLSNFRKLHAHHS, from the coding sequence ATGAAGAACGCTGTGAATGCACGTGGTTTTATACTGGAATTTTTATCCACATCATGTGCGATTACTCATGAAATTTCTAACAACGGGACAGGTCTGTCCAATTTTAGAAAATTACATGCACATCACAGCTGA
- a CDS encoding acyl-CoA dehydrogenase family protein, with protein sequence MNFDFSEEQQLLRKTVRQYVDAEIIPHMAEWDATGGFDQKVWKRLAELGFMGVCVPEAYGGSGMDYNSLAIVCEELERGDTAFRTAVSVHIGLNSMTLMQWGTEEQKQKYLVPQAKGEKIGAFGLTEPGAGSDVAAMATTATRDGEDYVLKGQKTWISLCDKADHFIVFAYTDKSKKHHGISAFIVERTMEGFSSKAIKGKYGIRAGNTGEIFFDDIRVPATNRLGEEGEGFKIAMSALDNGRFTVAAGAAGLIMACIEASVKYCNERETFGKPIGKHQLVQQMVAKMEAGLQMSRLLVYRVGELKNKGVRNTRETSLAKWQACDFANQAADDAVQIHGAYGYSDEYPVARYLRNSKAPVIYEGTREIHTIMQAEYVLGYREDKKLSNMLPKWPFEIDK encoded by the coding sequence ATGAACTTCGATTTTTCGGAAGAACAACAATTACTTCGTAAAACGGTCCGCCAATATGTGGATGCAGAAATTATTCCCCATATGGCTGAATGGGATGCAACGGGTGGATTTGATCAAAAAGTATGGAAAAGATTAGCGGAACTAGGTTTCATGGGCGTTTGTGTCCCTGAAGCATACGGTGGAAGCGGCATGGACTACAATTCACTTGCAATTGTTTGTGAAGAATTAGAACGGGGAGATACAGCGTTTCGTACAGCTGTCTCCGTGCATATCGGATTGAACTCCATGACGTTAATGCAGTGGGGCACAGAGGAACAAAAGCAAAAGTATTTGGTACCGCAAGCGAAAGGTGAAAAAATCGGTGCTTTCGGTCTTACGGAACCAGGCGCTGGTTCGGACGTAGCCGCAATGGCAACAACAGCGACTCGCGACGGGGAAGATTACGTTTTAAAAGGTCAAAAAACTTGGATTTCCCTTTGTGATAAAGCGGATCATTTCATCGTTTTTGCATATACTGATAAATCGAAGAAACACCACGGCATCAGTGCGTTTATTGTGGAACGCACGATGGAAGGCTTCAGTTCGAAAGCGATTAAAGGGAAGTACGGCATTCGTGCAGGAAATACGGGAGAAATTTTCTTTGATGATATTCGAGTGCCGGCTACAAACCGTTTAGGGGAAGAAGGCGAAGGGTTTAAAATTGCCATGTCGGCTTTGGATAACGGAAGATTTACAGTTGCTGCAGGCGCTGCAGGTTTAATCATGGCGTGTATTGAAGCAAGTGTGAAATATTGTAACGAGCGCGAAACGTTCGGCAAGCCAATTGGTAAACACCAATTGGTACAGCAAATGGTTGCGAAAATGGAAGCAGGTCTTCAAATGAGCCGTCTCCTTGTCTACCGTGTTGGTGAACTGAAAAATAAAGGCGTGCGTAATACGCGCGAGACCTCATTAGCGAAATGGCAAGCTTGTGATTTTGCGAACCAAGCAGCAGATGACGCTGTGCAAATTCACGGTGCGTATGGCTATTCGGATGAATATCCAGTCGCAAGATACTTGCGCAACTCAAAAGCACCGGTTATTTACGAAGGAACGCGCGAGATCCATACAATTATGCAAGCGGAATATGTACTTGGGTATCGTGAAGATAAAAAATTATCGAACATGTTGCCAAAATGGCCATTTGAAATCGATAAATAA
- a CDS encoding saccharopine dehydrogenase C-terminal domain-containing protein, with protein MKVVVLGAGLMGKEAARDLVKSENVEKVFLADVQVEQVQAFKEKIQSDKIEAVRLDANDDAQLKEVMSKGDVVINALFYSFNEKVARTAVEVGVHSVDLGGHIGGATDAVLSLASEAQAKGITLIPDLGVAPGMINILSGYGASKLDEVKSIKLYVGGIPVEPEGPLKYNIVFSLDGVMDHYTDTSHVVRNGELIEVPSLSEIEPIHFDEFGELEAFHTSGGTSTLTKTFPKVETLEYKTIRYPGHAEKFKVLVDLGLTNKATKVEVDGKTISTREVLKAALTPGLLLGDKQDAVLLRVIVSGDKDGELVKYEYELVTKKDMTDQVTAMARATANTISIVAQMIGNGEITKRGVYAPEQIVPGDTYINEMKKRGVQIQESIQQSTTVGNG; from the coding sequence ATGAAGGTTGTTGTATTAGGTGCAGGATTAATGGGGAAAGAAGCGGCGCGTGATTTAGTCAAAAGCGAAAACGTCGAAAAAGTGTTTTTAGCAGACGTGCAAGTGGAGCAAGTGCAGGCTTTTAAGGAGAAAATTCAATCCGATAAAATAGAAGCAGTTCGGTTAGATGCCAATGATGATGCGCAATTGAAAGAAGTCATGAGCAAAGGCGACGTTGTCATTAACGCATTATTTTATTCATTCAACGAAAAAGTAGCGCGTACAGCAGTTGAAGTTGGCGTTCATTCAGTGGATCTAGGAGGTCACATTGGAGGAGCGACGGATGCGGTGTTAAGTTTGGCTTCTGAAGCACAAGCGAAAGGCATTACTCTCATTCCAGACTTAGGGGTAGCTCCAGGAATGATCAATATTTTATCTGGATATGGTGCAAGTAAGTTAGATGAAGTCAAATCTATCAAACTGTATGTAGGTGGGATTCCAGTTGAACCGGAAGGTCCATTGAAATACAACATCGTCTTTTCATTGGACGGGGTGATGGACCATTATACGGACACATCACACGTTGTCCGAAATGGTGAATTGATCGAAGTGCCATCCCTTTCCGAAATCGAGCCGATTCATTTTGATGAATTCGGTGAACTGGAAGCTTTCCATACATCAGGGGGAACTTCTACATTGACAAAAACGTTTCCGAAAGTGGAAACACTCGAATATAAAACAATACGTTACCCAGGCCACGCAGAAAAATTCAAAGTATTGGTGGATCTAGGCTTAACAAATAAAGCGACAAAAGTTGAAGTGGATGGAAAAACAATCAGTACGCGTGAAGTGCTGAAAGCCGCTTTGACGCCTGGTTTATTACTTGGTGATAAACAAGATGCCGTACTGTTACGTGTAATTGTGTCCGGTGACAAAGATGGGGAACTGGTTAAATATGAATACGAACTCGTGACGAAGAAAGATATGACGGATCAAGTAACCGCAATGGCGCGTGCAACGGCAAACACGATTTCAATTGTTGCACAGATGATCGGCAATGGGGAAATCACAAAACGAGGCGTATACGCACCTGAACAAATTGTGCCTGGCGATACCTACATTAATGAAATGAAAAAACGAGGCGTACAAATTCAAGAATCCATACAACAATCAACTACGGTTGGTAACGGATAA